A region of the Jatrophihabitans sp. genome:
CCATCAGCGGGCCCTGACGGACCGCGACGATCCTACCCGCGGCCGGCCCGGCCTCGACCTCGGCGAGCACCTCGACCTCCTCGCCCACCGCCTCCACCCAGGGCGCCCGGATGAACACGGCGTGCACCGGCTCGTCGAGACCGGTGAGG
Encoded here:
- a CDS encoding pyridoxal 5'-phosphate synthase glutaminase subunit PdxT, encoding LTGLDEPVHAVFIRAPWVEAVGEEVEVLAEVEAGPAAGRIVAVRQGPLMATSFHPEMGGGSRIHRLFVDLVAQHSHV